Proteins found in one Mangifera indica cultivar Alphonso chromosome 15, CATAS_Mindica_2.1, whole genome shotgun sequence genomic segment:
- the LOC123197561 gene encoding protein trichome birefringence-like 19 codes for MVHVSEFHPGKNLPQSTTSKVLLLCLIVFLLPVIYLFFANSSSTPWLNFKFYVDNINQGKKCNMFKGKWIPSRQEPYYTNATCFGIHDQQNCMKFGRPDREFLKWRWKPDNCELPSFDAKCFLEIARGKSLAFVGDSLGRNQMESLFCLLSSASNPEYVFHKTNKFISWLFRDYNFTLASFWAPHLVKTIDAGPSGPTYNRLMKVYLDKADDSWETEIETFDYVILSAGRWFYGPQIFYENDEVIGCHECERGNIEKLSMFYGYRRVFRTTFSTLMRLERFKGVIILNTLSPPHFENGEWNKGGNCNRTKPFLKKVKGLDGGDLEMYLTQIDELRIAQREGRKKGVKFWLLDATAAMLMRPDGHPNHYGHWPHENVTIADCVHWCMPGPVDTWNEFLLQMLRMYDS; via the exons ATGGTTCATGTCTCTGAGTTTCATCCTGGAAAAAATCTGCCACAGAGCACCACAAGCAAAGTTCTTCTCCTTTGTCTCATTGTTTTTCTCCTTCCTGTGATCTATCTATTCTTCGCCAACAGTTCCTCGACGCCATGGCTGAACTTTAAATTCTATGTTGATAACATCAATCAAGGGAAAAAATGTAACATGTTTAAAGGAAAATGGATTCCTTCTCGTCAGGAACCTTACTACACTAATGCAACTTGCTTTGGAATTCATGACCAGCAGAATTGTATGAAGTTTGGGAGACCTGACAGGGAGTTTCTGAAATGGAGATGGAAACCTGATAACTGTGAGCTGCCTTCCTTCGATGCGAAGTGTTTCTTGGAGATTGCGAGGGGGAAGTCTCTGGCATTTGTTGGAGACTCACTGGGAAGAAACCAAATGGAGTCATTGTTCTGTCTCTTGTCAAGC GCGAGCAATCCTGAATATGTTTTCCACAAAACAAATAAGTTCATAAGCTGGCTGTTTAGAGACTACAACTTCACTCTGGCATCCTTCTGGGCGCCTCACCTGGTTAAAACCATCGATGCAGGCCCCAGTGGCCCAACCTACAATCGCCTGATGAAGGTTTACTTGGACAAGGCTGATGACAGTTGGGAAACTGAGATTGAAACATTTGATTATGTGATCCTCTCAGCTGGAAGATGGTTCTATGGACCGCAGATTTTCTATGAAAATGATGAGGTTATTGGCTGCCATGAATGCGAAAGAGGCAACATCGAAAAGCTGTCGATGTTTTATGGATACAGAAGGGTGTTCAGAACTACATTTAGTACTTTGATGAGGCTTGAAAGGTTTAAGGGtgtgataattttgaacacatTGTCGCCGCCTCATTTCGAGAATGGAGAGTGGAACAAAGGGGGGAATTGCAACAGAACAAAACCCTTTTTGAAGAAAGTAAAGGGACTAGATGGAGGAGATTTGGAGATGTATTTGACTCAAATAGATGAACTGAGAATAGCTCAAAGGGAAGGGAGGAAGAAAGGAGTGAAATTCTGGCTGCTAGATGCAACTGCAGCCATGCTTATGAGGCCAGATGGACACCCCAACCATTATGGACATTGGCCACATGAAAATGTCACCATTGCTGATTGTGTTCACTGGTGCATGCCTGGTCCTGTTGATACATGGAATGAGTTCTTGCTTCAGATGTTAAGAATGTATGATAGTTAA